CCGTCGCCTATCACCTCGCCAAGCTCGGCTGGACCGATGTGGTGCTGCTTGAGCGCAAGCAGCTGACCTCCGGTACCACCTGGCATGCGGCGGGCCTCATCGGCCAGCTGCGCGCCTCGCAGAACATGACGCGGCTCGCGAAATATTCCGCCGACCTCTACGTCAAGCTTGAGGCCGAGACCGGCATTTCCACCGGGATGCGCCAGAACGGCTCGATCACCGTGGCGCTGACCGAGGAGCGCAAGGAGGAAATCTATCGCCAGGCGTCGCTGGCGCGCGCCTTCAATGTCGACGTGCGCGAGATCACGCCGGACGAGGTGAAGGCGATGTATCCGCACCTCAACACCTCGGACGTCAAGGCGGCGGTGCATCTGCCGCTCGACGGCCAGTGCGACCCCGCCAACATCGCCATGGCGCTCGCCAAGGGCGCACGCCAGAACGGCGCGACGATCCTCGAAGGCGTCAAGGTCACGTCGGTCCTGAAGAAGGACGGCCGGGTCACGGGCGTGACCTGTGAGCAGAACGGCGAGACCTACACGATCGAGACCGACCATGTGGTCAACTGCGCCGGCATGTGGGGCAGGGAGTTCGCGCGGCAATCGGGCGTCACCGTGCCGCTGCACGCCTGCGAGCATTTCTACATCGTCACCGAGGCGATCCCGGAGCTGAAGCGCCTGCCGGTGCTGCGCGTGCCCGACGAGTGCACCTACTACAAGGAAGATGCCGGCAAGATGCTGATCGGCGCCTTCGAGCTCAAGGCTAAGCCCTGGGGCATGGAGGGCATCCGCGAGGATTTCTGTTTCGACCAGCTGCCCGACGATTTCGACCATTTCGCGCCGATCCTGGAGATGGCGGTCAACCGCATGCCGATGCTGGAAACCGCGGGTATTCATACCTTCTTCAACGGCCCGGAAAGTTTTACACCTGACGACCGTTACTATCTCGGCGAAGCCCCTGAAGTGAAGGGCTACTGGGTGGCGGCCGGCTACAACTCGATCGGCATCGTCTCGTCCGGCGGCGCCGGCATGGCGCTCGCGCAATGGATGAACGACGGCGAGCCGCCCTTCGATCTCTGGGAGGTGGATATCCGCCGGGCGCAGCCGTTCCAGAAGAACCGCGCGTACCTCAAGGATCGTGTCTCCGAAACCCTCGGTCTGCTGTATGCCGACCACTTCCCCTATCGCCAGATGGCGACCGCCCGCGGCGTGCGCCGCTCGCCGCTGCATGAGCACCTGAAGGCCCGTGGTGCCGTCTTCGGCGAGGTCGCCGGCTGGGAGCGTGCCAACTGGTTTGCGAGAGAAGGCCAGGAGCGCGAGTACCGCTATTCCTGGAAGCGGCAGAACTGGTTCGAGAACCAGAGGGACGAGCATCTGGCGGTTCGAAACGGTGTTGGCCTCTTCGACATGACTTCCTTCGGCAAGATCCGGGTGGAGGGGCGTGACGCGCTCTCCTTCCTGCAGCGGCTCTGCGCCAACGAGATGAATGTCGAGCCCGGCCGCATCGTCTACACCCAGATGCTGAACGCCCGCGGCGGCATCGAGAGCGACCTGACGGTGACGCGACTTTCGGAAACCGCCTTCCTGCTGGTGGTGCCCGGCGCGACGCTGCAGCGCGATCTTGCCTGGTTGCGCAAGCACCTGACGGACGAGTTCGTGGTGATCACCGATGTCGGCGCTGGCGAAAGCGTACTCTGCGTCATGGGGCCGAAGGCGCGCGAATTGATGCTGAAGGTCAGCCCCAACGACTTCTCGAACGCCGCCCATCCGTTCGGGACGGCGCGCGAGATCGAGGTCGGCATGGGGCTCGCCCGGGCCCACCGCGTCACCTATGTCGGCGAACTCGGCTGGGAGCTTTATGTCCCGACCGACCAGACGGCGCATGTGTTCGAGGCGTTGGAAGAAGCCGGCGAGGGGCTGGGCCTGAAGCTCTGTGGCATCCACACGCTCGACAGCTGCCGCATCGAAAAGGCCTTCCGCCATTTCGGCCATGACATCACCGACGAGGACCACGTGCTGGAAGCCGGGCTCGGCTTCGCGGTCAAGGCCGACAAGGGCGATTTCATCGGCCGCGAGGCGGTGCTTGCCAAGCACAATCGCGGGCTCTCGCGCCGGCTGGTGCAGTTCCGGCTTGCGGAACCCGAGCCGCTGCTCTTCCACAACGAGGCGATCGTGCGCGACGGCAAGATCGTCGGCACCATCACGTCAGGCAATTACGGCCACCATCTCGGCGGCGCCATCGGGCTTGGCTACGTGCCGTCGGAAGGCGAGAGCGCAGACGACGTGCTCGGCTCGAACTTCGAGATCGAGATTGCCGGAACGCGGGTGAAGGCCGAGGCGTCGCTAAAGCCGATGTACGACCCGCGGTCGGAGCGGGTGCGGATGTAGGGCAGGCGCTCTGGGTTGGTGTCTAGCAGTGCGCTCGATGCTTGAGGACAGCCCATCACCGCGCGGCTGGTGGGCCACATAGAAAGCATACGCGTGCCGGATCGCGGGTTTCCGGTCTTCTTTCTGGAGTTCAATCCATGCTCGCATCGGAGCTTAAGGATACGACAGTTGCGGGCGACCGCATCGATCAGCTGGTCGCCGCCCATCGTCCCGGCCATGGGCTTGCGCGTGCCTTCTATCTCGACCCGGAAATCTATGAGCGGGACCTGGAGCGGGTGTTCCGGCGCCACTGGCATTGCGTCGCGCATGAAAGTGCGATCCCGAACGCCAATGATTTCGAGGTCTTTCGCATGGCGTCCGAGCAGGTGATCGTCACCCGGACGGCGAGCGGCGAGATCCACGCGATGCTGAACGTCTGCCGTCACCGCGGCGCCGAGGTCTGCACCAAGGACAAGGGCAATGCCCGCGCCTTCGTCTGTCCCTACCACGCCTGGACCTATGGCAATGACGGCGCGTTGAAGGCAGCAAGGCTGATGCCCAAGGACTTCAAGCGCGAGGACCACGGGCTGAAGAAACTCAACGTGCGTGTCGTCGAGGGGCTGATCTTCATCTCCTTTGCCGCCGATCCGCTCGATTTCTCCGAGGTCGAGCGGCTGCTGCACGCGACCTGCGGCCAATATGGCTGGGGCTCGGCGAAGATCGCCCATCGTCAGTCCTATCCGGTTGACGCCAACTGGAAGCTTGCGGTCGAGAATTACGTCGAGTGCTACCATTGCGGCCCGGCGCATCCGGAATATTCCGAAACCCATGCGCTGGAACAGCCGCTGCACATGATCGAGGAGCTGAACGCCAGGATGGAGGCGCGCACCTGCGCGCTCGGCATCGAGGTCGCGTCCGGCAATCACTGGCAGAATTCCACCGGCGGCAAGGAGACCATCCATGCCTTCCGCTACGCGCTCTATGATGGCGTCCAGACCGGCAGCAAGGACGGGCAGGCGCTGAGCACGCTGATGGGCCGCTTCACCGATTTCGACGGCGGCGTCACCTCGATCCATCTGGGCGGCACCACCTTCCTCGTCTGCTATCCGGACCACGGCATGATCTACCGCTTCATTCCGAAGACGGCCGAAACCTCGGAGATGGAGCTGATCTGGCTCGTCGACGGCAGGGCCGAGGAGGGGCGCGACTACGATCTGGAAAAGCTCACCTGGCTTTGGAAGGTGACGACCGACGAGGACAAGGCGATCATCGAGCACACGTCGCGCGGCGTGCGCTCGCACTATTTCGTGCCCGGGCCGATTGCGCCGATGGAACAGAACGAGCTGCGCTACATCAACTGGTACCTCGACGAGATCAGCCGGCCGGTCTGAACGTCAAGCCGCAGGCAAATCGCGTCGCCGGTGCAAGCGCGCCGGCGACGCATTTCGTTTCTCTAGTCCCGCCGGTTGAAATGCGTCCTCAGCGCCACGTGCGTCTGCACCGTCGCGACGCCCGGGATGATCGATATCTGCCGGCGGATGGTGTCGAGATCGCCGTTGGAGGCGCATTCGACCAGCACCATCAGGTCGGTGGCGCCGGCGAGCGACCAGCAGGTGACGATGGGCGGCATGGCGGAGAGATGCGGCACGATGTGGTCGCAGTTCTTGCCGGGCTGGAAGGTGATGGCGATCAGCGATTTGACCGTCGGGCTCTGGTCTTCGATGCCGAGGCGGATGGTGTAGCCGGCAATCACGCCCTTCGATTCCAGCCGCCGCAGCCGGTCATGGGCCGCGCTGCGCGACAGGCCGCTATGGCGGGCCAGCGCCACCAGGCTCTGGCGCGAATCCTGCCTGAGCGCCGCCAAAAGCAGGCGATCCTTTTCATCGATTTCCGTCAAAACGTCGCCTCCTTGTCGACCTTTCCGGACATTTGTCCGGTCAGGCGTCATCATGTCCAGTGAAACCGGACGATAGGCAAGATAGCGTCTCCCTGCAACAACGGAGCCTTTCCATGCCCAAACTGAATATCCCCGAGAATGCCGTGCTGCTGCCGATCGACATGCAGCAGGCCTTTGACAGCGCCCCCTGGCCGCGCCGCTGGAACGACGCGGTCGATGAAAACGGCCTTGCGCTCCTTGCCGCCTGGCGGGCAAGCGGTCGGCCGGTCATTCACGTGCGTCACGACAGCGTCATGCCCGGTTCGACGCTTTCGCTGGGCGCCCCCGGCAACGGTTTCAGGCCCGGTTTCGGACCGATGGGAGACGAGGCGCTCGTCACCAAGGGCGTCAACGCCGCCTTTATCGGTACGGATCTCGATCTGCGCCTGCGTCGTCTCGGCGTCGACACGGTCGTCGCCTTCGGCATTTCCACCGACATGTGCGTCTCGACCTCGGTGCGCGTCGGCGCCAATCTCGGCTACCGCATGATCCTCGTCGAGGATGCCTGCGACTGCTTTGACCAGCCGGACGGCGAAGGCGGAGTGATTTCGGCGCGCGACATCCACCGTGCCCATGTGGCGACCCTGCGGGCGGAATTTGCCGAGGTGCTGTCGACGGCGAAGCTCGTTGAGGCTTTGCAGCGCCCCGCAGCGGCTTGACGGTCGGGCGCGGGCAGACGTGGGCTAACGCTTAGCTCCTTGTCTCTCTCGCGCCGCCGATTAGCGGTTGGCGCCGCGGACTTCCCGGATATCGGTCGTCCATTTCGGCGCCGTCAGGCTTTCGCCCTCGCGGTTGGGGAAGGTGAGGAAGGTTTCGAACGAACGGCTCTGGCCCGCGGGCACACGGGCGAGGATCAGTGCTGTGTCGTTGCCGATCGTCTCGCAATTGCCGTCGGGGCAGTTTTCGAGCGTGACCGCAAGGCGGAAATATTCGAGCAGTTGCGGTCCTTTGTTCGTCACGGTGCCGCGCAGCCGGAAGCTTCTTTCCGGCTGGCTCTGCTCGAAGGTCAGGCCTTCCAGGGCGACATCGGCGGCCGTGAGGCCGGCCGGTTGCGTCGTCTCGACGGGCTTCGGAGCGGGAGGCGTGCGGCCGTCGCGGTCGACAAACCAGATGATGAAGGCGACGAGCAGGCCGAGCGCCACGGCGACGGAGAGGATCGGTTCGGCCCAATGACGAAAGCGGCTGAAGCGCGCTGCCAGATACACGACGACAAGACCCAGCGGTAACGCAATCAACCACAGCATCAAGATCCTCCTCAACCCCGCATCATTCCTTGGTCCGGAATCGACGCAACAGAGAAATCGTGCAGCCGATCAACGTGTTACAGCGACGCTCGCCTTCTCGGAACGGCGCGCTCCACCACCTGGCCTTTATATAGGGTGGGCGCCGACTGGCAACACGCCGGGGCGTCGGTCGAAAGGAAGCACCCTGACGAATTGGTGAACACGCGTGACTAGGTCATGCGCTCCCGCGCCCGCGTGTGCAGGATGCCTCCCTATCTGGCGGGTGTCAGGTCCACCCAGTAGGTGCCTTCGAAGGGCACCGCGGCGAAGCGGGCGTTGATCTCGGCAAGGCTCTTTTGCGGATCGAGATCGCCGAACAGATCCGGCCGGATCCAGGTGGCGAAGGCTTCGGCGGCGACGATGTTGAGCGGGATCGCGTTGAAGAAGTTCCAGAGACCGTGCACGCGCTTTTCCTCGATGGCGCGGATGGTCTTCAGCGCCGGCGCCTCGATGGTGCGGGCCAGCGTCTCGCGCGCTTCGTCTTCGCTGACGCCGGGGCCGATCGAGAGCGTGCCGTATTTGCCGCCGGGCGAGGAGGTGGCGATATAGATTTCCGGATTGGCGGCCATGATCGCCTCGGCGTTGACGGTGCCGCCCGGCCGCGGCAGCACGCCTTCGGCAAAGTTGCGGCCGCCGGCCACCGTCAGGAATTCGCCGAGACCGCCGGTGCCATAGGCCCAGCAACAGCGGTCGGGCTGGGGGAAGGCATCCATCAGCACCAGCGGGCGCGGTTCCGGCCTGGCGGCGATGCGGTCGCGGATCAGCTTGAGCTTGTCCTCGTAGAACCGGGCGAAAGCTTCGGCCTGTTCGTCCCGTTCGAGGATGCGGCCGAGCAAACGCATCATGCGCGGCGTGCCGGTCAGCGCGTCGTTGTTGAAATCGACCACCACCACAGGCACGCCGATGCCGGTCAGGTACTCGATGGCGCGCCTGCCGGACTCGGTGTCGGATTGCCAGTTATTGAGCAGCGCGAGATCGGCCTTCACCGTCAGCAGCGTCTCGAAGGAGAGGCCCGGGCCGGTGCCGTCGTCGATCTGCGGCACGTTGGCGATATCAGGAAACTTACGCCGGAAGCTCTCGTAGATCTCGGGGTTGTCGGTCTTCATGTCGCCGGACCAGGCCGCAAGCAGGCTGACGGGATCGGGATGGATGAGCGACAGGGCGACGAGGTTGAAGCCGCTTCCAAGCAGGATCGCCTTCGGCTTTGCCGGTATCGTCACCTCGCGGCCGACCGCATCGGTGACGGTCATCGGCCAGATGCCTTCGGCGCGGGCGGAGACGGCAAAAAGCAGGGCGGTGATGACAACGAGCGTCAGCCGCAGGACGGCCGGGAAGGGGAAGCGGGAAGACAAACCTATTGGTTCCTTTGGCTCGGGAGGGCGCAGAGGCTGCCGCAGCTCGGGACCCCGGGCAGCAGATAGCGCAGGCAGCAGATCTTGCGCCGGCAGACACGCGCGCCGTCTTCCTCCTCGTGCCGCAGGCAATCGAAGAAGGGGTTGGGCGTGCCGTCCGGCAGGCACTTGCTGCCGATCAGCGCGTCGGCCTGCGCGTTCAGCGGCTCGATGCCGGAGGCGCGCAGCGCATAGTCGATATAGACGAGCGCATTGTTCCAGGCGAGCTTCGGGGCGATGCCGCCGACGGATTTGAGCTGGCCGACGACCTCGCGCAGATGCCCCTGCATCAGGGGGGCAAGTGTCGCGAAAACGTCGCTGTCGTCTCCCTCTTGCCAATCGCCCGAGGTGGCGACGCCGAAGGCGCGGGGCAGGCCGTCCTCGGCAAGCGCCACCTTCATGCGGTCGAAGGAGACAGGAAGGACATGGTGGTCGAGAACGCGCGCCACCAGATAGGGGATGGTGAGGGCGGAGAAGTAATAGAGCGACCACATGGAGGCGACGGCGCGCCGGTCGCTGGCGCCGGACTTTTCCGTGTAGATGTCGAGCGCCCGATCGAAGGCGCCGGAGGAAAAGAAATCCGTCAACGCCACGCCGTCGGACAGTTCGTCCGCGAGCACCATCTTCTCGTTGCACCAGGCATGGGGGCCGGCAAAGGCGGCCGACAATGCCTTGGGACCACCGGTCGCCATGACCTGTTCGGAAACAGCAGCCGTCATCGCGTCACCTGCACATGGGCAAGCCCGATCGGAACTACAGCCGTAGACGAACGCCGTCCTGCAAGCATTGGACACCTTCTGAGCGTGGTCAGAAACTCATAAGGTGATCGTGTTACTCATGATTTCGTGCTGCGCAAGTCATTTATGAGTTTTATGCTCATGATTTCAGGCGCGGATGCGATGGCCGCAAGCTGGAGCCTGCGGCCATCGGGCTCGCCTATTGCATCAGGCCGAGCTGCTTGTAGAAGCCGAGCGCGTCGTAATAGTCGTTCTGGGTGGCGATCTTGCCATCCTTGACGGTGAAGACCGAGGCGCCGGTGAACTTGAAGCTCTTGTTGGTCGCAGCCGTGCCATCGGCCCAGGCGCCGGAATTGGTGCCGGAGAACTCCCATTCGAAGGAGACCTTTTCGCCGCTGGCGATCGGATCACCCTTCATGGTCCAGACGGCATCGGGAGCGGCGTTCAGGAAATTGTCGATGACGCCGGTCTTGGCGGCATCCTTGCCGATGACCGGCTTGCCGACCGAAGCGTCGTAATAGGTGACGTCGTCGGCGAAGTAGGATGCGGCCTTGCTCGAGTCATGGGCGTTCCAGGCCGCGACATAGGCCGCGACCACATCGGGTGCCGCGTCGGCGGCAAAGGCCGCCGGCGTGAGCACGAGGGCGCTGAGGCCGAGAGCCCCAGCAGCAACAAGCAATTGACGACGGTACATCGCAAACTCCTCCCGTTTGTTTCGTTTGCATGCATTCTCCGCGTCCGAGGCGGTGAGCCTCAGCCGTGGTTGATCATGATGTGGCGAACGGCGGTGTAGTCCTCGAGCGCATAGACCGACATGTCCTTGCCGTAGCCCGACTGCTTGACGCCGCCATGCGGCATCTCGTTGGTCAACATGAAATGCGTGTTGATCCAGGTGCAGCCATATTGCAGGCGGGACGCCGCTTTCATCGCCCGGGAGATGTCCTTGGTCCAGACGGAGGACGCAAGCCCGTAGTCGCTGTCGTTGGCCCAGGCGATCGCGTCGTCCTTGCCGGTGAAGCGGGTGACGGAGACGACCGGACCGAAGACTTCGCGGCGGACGATCTCGTCTTCCTGGGTGGCGCCCGCGACGACCGTCGGCTGGAAGAAGAAGCCGTCGGCGCTGCCGGCGGCCCCGCCGGTGGTGATCTCGATGTGCTTCTGGTCGGCGGCGCGCTCTACAAAGCTTGCGACACGATCGCGCTGGCGACGCGAGATCAAGGGGCCGATCTCGTTTTCGGTGTCGTCGGCGAGATTGTAGCGGATGGTCGAGACGGCCGAGGTGAGGTCGGCGACCAGCTTCTCGTAGATGCCGGCTTCGGCATAGATGCGGCAGGCCGCGGTGCAGTCCTGGCCGGCATTGTAATAGCCGAAGGTGCGGATGCCGTTGACGACGGCTTCGAGGTCG
The nucleotide sequence above comes from Ensifer sp. PDNC004. Encoded proteins:
- a CDS encoding aromatic ring-hydroxylating dioxygenase subunit alpha, translated to MLASELKDTTVAGDRIDQLVAAHRPGHGLARAFYLDPEIYERDLERVFRRHWHCVAHESAIPNANDFEVFRMASEQVIVTRTASGEIHAMLNVCRHRGAEVCTKDKGNARAFVCPYHAWTYGNDGALKAARLMPKDFKREDHGLKKLNVRVVEGLIFISFAADPLDFSEVERLLHATCGQYGWGSAKIAHRQSYPVDANWKLAVENYVECYHCGPAHPEYSETHALEQPLHMIEELNARMEARTCALGIEVASGNHWQNSTGGKETIHAFRYALYDGVQTGSKDGQALSTLMGRFTDFDGGVTSIHLGGTTFLVCYPDHGMIYRFIPKTAETSEMELIWLVDGRAEEGRDYDLEKLTWLWKVTTDEDKAIIEHTSRGVRSHYFVPGPIAPMEQNELRYINWYLDEISRPV
- a CDS encoding Lrp/AsnC family transcriptional regulator; the protein is MTEIDEKDRLLLAALRQDSRQSLVALARHSGLSRSAAHDRLRRLESKGVIAGYTIRLGIEDQSPTVKSLIAITFQPGKNCDHIVPHLSAMPPIVTCWSLAGATDLMVLVECASNGDLDTIRRQISIIPGVATVQTHVALRTHFNRRD
- a CDS encoding ABC transporter substrate-binding protein; amino-acid sequence: MRLTLVVITALLFAVSARAEGIWPMTVTDAVGREVTIPAKPKAILLGSGFNLVALSLIHPDPVSLLAAWSGDMKTDNPEIYESFRRKFPDIANVPQIDDGTGPGLSFETLLTVKADLALLNNWQSDTESGRRAIEYLTGIGVPVVVVDFNNDALTGTPRMMRLLGRILERDEQAEAFARFYEDKLKLIRDRIAARPEPRPLVLMDAFPQPDRCCWAYGTGGLGEFLTVAGGRNFAEGVLPRPGGTVNAEAIMAANPEIYIATSSPGGKYGTLSIGPGVSEDEARETLARTIEAPALKTIRAIEEKRVHGLWNFFNAIPLNIVAAEAFATWIRPDLFGDLDPQKSLAEINARFAAVPFEGTYWVDLTPAR
- the fhuF gene encoding siderophore-iron reductase FhuF; this encodes MTAAVSEQVMATGGPKALSAAFAGPHAWCNEKMVLADELSDGVALTDFFSSGAFDRALDIYTEKSGASDRRAVASMWSLYYFSALTIPYLVARVLDHHVLPVSFDRMKVALAEDGLPRAFGVATSGDWQEGDDSDVFATLAPLMQGHLREVVGQLKSVGGIAPKLAWNNALVYIDYALRASGIEPLNAQADALIGSKCLPDGTPNPFFDCLRHEEEDGARVCRRKICCLRYLLPGVPSCGSLCALPSQRNQ
- a CDS encoding cysteine hydrolase family protein encodes the protein MPKLNIPENAVLLPIDMQQAFDSAPWPRRWNDAVDENGLALLAAWRASGRPVIHVRHDSVMPGSTLSLGAPGNGFRPGFGPMGDEALVTKGVNAAFIGTDLDLRLRRLGVDTVVAFGISTDMCVSTSVRVGANLGYRMILVEDACDCFDQPDGEGGVISARDIHRAHVATLRAEFAEVLSTAKLVEALQRPAAA
- a CDS encoding ester cyclase; translated protein: MYRRQLLVAAGALGLSALVLTPAAFAADAAPDVVAAYVAAWNAHDSSKAASYFADDVTYYDASVGKPVIGKDAAKTGVIDNFLNAAPDAVWTMKGDPIASGEKVSFEWEFSGTNSGAWADGTAATNKSFKFTGASVFTVKDGKIATQNDYYDALGFYKQLGLMQ
- a CDS encoding FAD-dependent oxidoreductase — protein: MTKPIPSKARAVIIGGGVSGCSVAYHLAKLGWTDVVLLERKQLTSGTTWHAAGLIGQLRASQNMTRLAKYSADLYVKLEAETGISTGMRQNGSITVALTEERKEEIYRQASLARAFNVDVREITPDEVKAMYPHLNTSDVKAAVHLPLDGQCDPANIAMALAKGARQNGATILEGVKVTSVLKKDGRVTGVTCEQNGETYTIETDHVVNCAGMWGREFARQSGVTVPLHACEHFYIVTEAIPELKRLPVLRVPDECTYYKEDAGKMLIGAFELKAKPWGMEGIREDFCFDQLPDDFDHFAPILEMAVNRMPMLETAGIHTFFNGPESFTPDDRYYLGEAPEVKGYWVAAGYNSIGIVSSGGAGMALAQWMNDGEPPFDLWEVDIRRAQPFQKNRAYLKDRVSETLGLLYADHFPYRQMATARGVRRSPLHEHLKARGAVFGEVAGWERANWFAREGQEREYRYSWKRQNWFENQRDEHLAVRNGVGLFDMTSFGKIRVEGRDALSFLQRLCANEMNVEPGRIVYTQMLNARGGIESDLTVTRLSETAFLLVVPGATLQRDLAWLRKHLTDEFVVITDVGAGESVLCVMGPKARELMLKVSPNDFSNAAHPFGTAREIEVGMGLARAHRVTYVGELGWELYVPTDQTAHVFEALEEAGEGLGLKLCGIHTLDSCRIEKAFRHFGHDITDEDHVLEAGLGFAVKADKGDFIGREAVLAKHNRGLSRRLVQFRLAEPEPLLFHNEAIVRDGKIVGTITSGNYGHHLGGAIGLGYVPSEGESADDVLGSNFEIEIAGTRVKAEASLKPMYDPRSERVRM